The Gossypium hirsutum isolate 1008001.06 chromosome D02, Gossypium_hirsutum_v2.1, whole genome shotgun sequence region aaatgaaaattttggctcAAAGAAGTCAAATTTCTAGATCACGTGATTTCAGCTGAAGGGATACGAGTTTATCTGAGCAAGACTTTTGTTATTCTGAACTGGAAGCCTCTGCGAAATGTTTCTAAGGTACGTAGTTTTTTGGGGTTAGCTAGATATTATCGACGGTTTATTAAGAACTTGTCAATAATAGTTTTACCTATGACGAATCTGTTACAAAAAAATGTTAGTTTTGtgtggtctgataaatgtcaacaaagttttgattagttgaaaaatATATTGGCAAAGGGATCAATGTTGACACAGCCTGAATTCGGGAAATAACTTGTTGGTTACAATGATGCTTCTTTgaacggtttgggatgtgttttgatgcaggaaggcaaggtgATTGCATATGCTTCTCAACAGTTTCAAACTCACGGAAAAATTTACCCAAAACATGATCCTGAGTTAGCTGTAGTTATTTTTATATTGCAAATTTGGTGTCATTATCTATACAACAAGAAATGACATGTTTATACTGATCAAAAAATTCTCAAATACTTAATAACATGAAAAGAGTTGAATCTGCGTCAacggagatggctagaattgctaaaagattacgataTGATAATAGACTATCATCTGGGCAAAGAAAACATTGTGgtggatgctttgagtcgtaaatcTCTTTATTCTCTTCGATCGATGAATGTTCAACTTCAGTTGGACtgtgatggttctattttaggCAAGTTGAGGGCTAAACTTTTGTTTTTACAGAATATTTGGGAGTTGCAATTTGATTATTCGAATTTGTTGGCCAAACGGAGAATGGTTGAGAATTGTCATATAGTTGATTTTAATATTGGTGCAGATAacaatttatattttcataatagaTTGTGTGTACCTGATGattcataattaaaatagaacATTTTGAATAAAGTTCACAacaatatttattaattacacctaggaagcacaaaaatgtattgtgatttgaaacagataTATTGGTGGCCAAGAATAAAATGTGAGGTTTATAAATTTGTATCTAAGTGTCTTGTGTGTCAACAGGCAAAAGCCAAGCATCAGGTTCCATCTAGGTTTTTGCAGCTTATTAtaattcccgagtggaaatgggagcgcGTGTTACTATGAACTTCGTAATGGGATTGTCATTAACATCGAGAAAGAAAAATGGAATATGGGTTATAGTTTATCGGTTAATGAAGTCTACACATTTTATACTTATTCGTACAGATTATTCAATAAATTGGTAGAATTGTATGTTTTGAAAATAATCAGATTACACGGTGTTCCATTATCAATCATTTCTGATCATGATTCGTGGTTTACCTCCAGatttatgggtaaattacatGAGGCTCTAAGAACTAAGTTGAAATTTAGTatagcttttcatccacaaatggATGGTCAATCAGAACAGGTAATTCAGGTACTTGAACATATGCTCcaatgttgtatacttgagtttgaaagtAGCTGGGAAAAGTTTAttccgttggttgaatttgcttagaACAACAGTTAccagtcgagcattaaaatggaaATGACTGTTAATTATTAGGTGACTATATTCAAAGGATATATGATGAATAAATCatatgaatttgatatttttaaatggttaaatgttGAATTGATTATACATATAATATCGAAAAGTTgatattggattgaattgaattgaaatgattacAATATATTGTTTGGAAGGTTTTTGACATATTTTATGTAGGTTTGGAAGTGTACAAATGTACTAAAAATGCAAATGGTCGGAAAGACTGGTTATGAATCTAATTGATatgtttacaaaataaatatttcataataacatGAAAATAGTTAGTATGGTGGAACATGATTGTGATTTGAATACTTTGATCTTACTATGCCAATATACTAACTTGTGGTTGTTTTGTGAACTTGTACAAGAGAGCTTAAGGATGCCAAAGAAATATCATGTTTTGTACTTTTGTGTcttaattgattaaattgatataaaatttagGTAAGTTAACTTAGATttcgtatgaacttactaagcatacgATATgcttattttgtttcattttctgtTTTATGTAGTTGACATATTGTGGAATGAGATGATCAAATCAACATAGAGCTCACACTACACAGTCTTCATTTTGGTAAACTTCCATTCGTTTGAACCTGGTTATATGTGGCATGTGTCCAGGAGCATCttgttatttttaatgtttagtaTGTTTTGAGACATACTTACTTTTAACACTTATGCCAAATTGCTTATGTTTGCAAATTGATTGCTTTTTGGTTTATATGTATGGTTTGGAAATCAAGCAAGTAATGTATACATTGTTAAATGTGTGATATGGAGTTATGAATGGTATATATACACAAGATATATATAACATGTTAGAATGTGTATGATTAGTATCTACTGATGCAAGAATGAACATTTTTTAATTGAGAAACCGAATAGTTGAATTTCTTGTAATTGTATATATAGCTTTGTTGTGATTTGGTGCCAAATGTGGCGTATTggttttatgatttgattaggtGATCATATGTTATGTTTTGGGATAGTATTGGTTTGGTTTGAACATGTTTTTAATGGTTGAAATGCATTTTTAAGTCACTTTTAAAGGTTGGATTTGTATCATGTAccaaaatggcctatttttgtgcCCCACGGGCTGGCACACAGTCATGTGTCCTAGATGGGctggtcacacgcctatgtgggtaTTGTAAATTTGGTCAGTTTTAATGCAGACGGCTACAGTTTTTTACACAACctagtcacacgaccgtgtgacttttgatgaaattttacaGTTTGAACCACACAGCCGTACGACCCCTGTTTTGCATTTTCGCCTTAACTTTTGAATATGTTGCAATTTGATCCCTGTTCATTCTCGAGGCAActttagagcttttgtaagctcaattaagactcgaatctaattatatatattataatatttgtgtgtttatgatatgtttaattatttaaaggattatttataatataatttatctgtaatttttggaaatattacaaattagtcctagttAAATTCTAGATTGATACTGGAGCATACTTAAGCTCATATAAAGCTTGAAAAATGTTGTATTTGGtgattatgaattgaattgacTAGGATTGTATGATTGtatgattaatttgaatgataattgaggcttagtttggatgggcagtgcgtttacctgaggttagtgtaaaaacagcggtggcggtaagattagatactatagagatactgtagcgtgagacaaaaagtaaactaaacacaCCACACCACACCCAACTGCCCATCCAAACCCCACCTAAGTATTTATGAAGTGATTCcatgtttatttaaaataatttatatgaattgaatgcGTTTTGTTCCAATGGTAACTATAGCATTCTGTAGCTTGGGTTTGGTGTCCGAaccgggtacggggtgttatagAGAAAACTTCTATAAAGTTTTCGGTTTTTTACCCCAAGGATATTTTATTGCAATTGAAGTGTTTCCAGAGtcatatttctttcttctttttttttttttcttttgagtgaCAATTCTTTATTTATCTAGTATTAGTCGAGCTTCTGGTTTTAGTAAGTTTCTTTTATTAGTCTTGTTTTTCTTGGTCAATAGAGTGATAATGGCGAGGAGTTTGCACATTCGGTGCTTCAAGAGGTGGTATGTGAGAGATTTTCCCGAGGCGTGTTGCTTGCTCCGAGGAGTGGTGTTCTAGGTGTATTCTCTAAAGTGTTGGCCTTGGTTCTTGAGGAGTTGTGCTCGAGGGATTAGGGGTatagataatattttttaatcttaaTCTAATTGAATTGATTTAAGTAATAACTCAATCAATATCAaactgaatttaataaaatcaaaccgaaTAGATGATtagaattgattttttattttttaatgacaTTAAATAGGAATCCGACTCTGTAAAATGCTTAAGCATGTTGATTCAGACCAGACAATGATCAAGCTTTGCTATGGCTTCTCGTTCTACATATATCACAAACAGAGAATGGGATAGTATTGCAAGGCAGAATCACTACTTAAAACAAGGTTGGTCCAGGTGCAGTTGTTGGCATTCAAAAATCAGACCTTAATTCCTTTGTTACTTTTATTGGCCATTTAATTCCAGCGAATCAGttcagaaagaaagaaagaaagaaggaaaagaagTAACCAGCGAACAACTACTCCGCATTGCAAACCACACTTTGGCAACCTTACATTTCTAGATCATAAAGATACATCCATTTTGTTTTTAACCAATTCTACACTTTTAACATTCTGGTTCTATACATATGTCTAACTTCCCCCTGCTTGTACCAGTACTTTCAGAACAAAATTACCACCTTACAATGCCCATTTCCTGTTATACCTTGCTCTTCTTCCTTCCAATATTGCTTCTCACTTCATCACCACAAGTGGCCTCATCATCGCATTATCTTCGTGATCCAAGATCTGCATTTTCcaatgttttatatttaaatatgtatccACCAAACATAAAAGGAAAGGCAATGTAGTTACTTACATGACAATGATACACGTAACCAGGCATTCCAGTTGGATCAAATGAGTATGAAGTGTTGGAATGTATGTAAGAAAACCTAACTAATATCCTTGTCACATATCCAGGTGTCATCTTATACACATTCTTCCACCCTTTCTCATGAGCTGCCACCCTTAACTTTTTGCCACGTGCGTGTTTGCTTATTTGGCACTTGATGGCGTCGTTCATTTTCGACATGCAGGCCTTAAACTCCTCTGCTTTTACTAGCTCCGTTTGATCCAACACCGTAAACACTGCCAAATGAATGTGAATCGGATGATTATCTTCCGTTAAATTAATTACGTTCCAGATCTCACTCGTCCCTGCCTTCGGCGTCTCCGTTGCCGGCGCCTCGTACGGTTTCCCATTGATGTAGAGATGCGTCGGTTCGTCGGTGTCGCTTGTGTATTCGTACATTGCAATATATCGTGTTTGGGTCGCACTGGATAAATCTGGGGAAGGATATTGGATCAATTTATCGGGAACTCGCCACGTGTCAACCTCTCGCTCTTTCTTGATGGTAAATTTCATGACTCTACCGTTTAATTCGTTGACTGGGTCTCCGGACGGGTAAGGGTAGGGTGCATCGTTAGCCAGAACAGCTTCATCAGTCTTTGACTTTGAAAAGTCAACGACCACGTCAGCAATCTCTGAGGGTGCCAGCAGAGTTTCATTGGTCACCACGGGTTCCACGAGGTAAGTCGAGTCAGATGCCACGTGGATGAACTCCAAGCCATTTGTGAAGAAAAGTCTGAAGAATCTAGCATTGCTAGCGTTGACTATACGTAATCGGTATTTACGGCGTCGTACCGTCATCTTGGGCCATGCCTTACCATTCACTATGATTAAGTCGCCGAAATATTCCGGCTGCCATTGCGGATGTATAGAGGGGTTGTTTCCGGTGGAATTCATGTATATGGATCCATCCTTACGAAAGCTACGATCAAAGACGATCAAAGGCCGATCGAACTCTTCGCCGTGGGGAAGTTCAAGTGGGCCCTCAACCTCAGGGTGTCGAATAACATAGGCTCCTATCAGACCGGCTAATAGGTTGACTCTAGTCAACCCCATGGCATGATCATGGTACCAAAGACTTCCAGGCTGCTGATTATTGTTGTAGCGatatgttctcttagaccagtcAGGACCCTTCTCTTTGAATCCAGCAGTGAACCATGAGTTTGCGTTTCCATCATTGGCGGGTTCATGCATGCCGCCATGGAGATGCACTACGGTAGGGATTCCCGTCTTGGTTGCAGGTATGGCAGTGGGAATTGTCGGATCCCATGGCAGTATGTGCTTTGATGGGAGAAAGTTTTTCCATGTCACGTAAGTGTCAATTCCCTGGAGTGCCTCGATGGTCGGACCGGGGACTGTTGCCCCGCGCCTTGAAGCACCATAGGCGAACACTGGCGTTGGAGGCAAGTCCCTGTGGAATTTCTGCAATCTCGAATTTAGACGAAGTAGAACGATTATGATGATGTTGTAAGACCCAAGTTTTGCTAAAAGATGAAACatttttcccttgaatttaccaacataatttaattactctgttaataaaaagtgtaaaaaataaactaatcaatcaaacaattaaataaaataagactGCAACTCATAACTTATTATTATCCCTCACTTCGCTGGctactttatattattattattattttggtaaatatatTAAGATGGGAAAGCACCAAACTTTACAACTGGCCAAGGTGTCGAAGATAGCAAAGAACCAGTCTCAGTTTTTAACTATACTATATTTAGGGGTTATGTAATTACATGAATTTGCAGCAACTTTTGAAGACAAGAAGGTAAGGTGACTGAGGAACACGCTTCTTTTCAGCTACTGGAAGAGGAGACTTAAAACATTTCAACTCTTTTCTCTAGTTTTGCGCTATaattcttaaaagaaaaataagaatacaAGTTGCAGGTTGTCAATAGCTGtagattttgaaaaagaaattctCCTAATTGCTTAGCAAGAATATTTGGAATAGAAAAGAAAGGAATATAGTTACCCATTTTTTCTTGAACATGCCAATCATGAGTGACTTGGGTTTGGGGGAAGTATTGAGCATACGAAAACCTTGGATTTTAGGCATATCTGGAAGCTCATCAACGAACATCTCCAGTTTTGATGGATTCAGAAGCCTATCTTCAGCGCCGAGCTCCCCAAGGTGAGCTAAAAGTAGGAGAAAAAGCAGAATCCTCCTCATCGAAACCAgagaaaacagagggagaaagcGTGAGTATTGTGTGTGCGTGAGTGAGAGTGAGAGAGAGAGATAAGCTTTGAAAGGGAATGCCTTCATAGGGGTTAACTTGGTAAAGATATGGCACTTCCTTCTGTTTATATAATTTTCATGTGTGTGTTTTTACTATTATATCATATTCTGATTATAAAAATGATGGTATAATCATTCCATACCAGAATCAAAATCCATATATAATAGAGTAAAACGTAATTGACAAAAAAAACTTTGTTATGAACCGAAAAAAAAGTATACCCAATTACCATAGCCAGACAGATAAAAACAAAGGGAGATAAGTTTCCAACTCCACCTTGGCATCTCCGATAAAAAGAAACTCCTTGATTTTGCTGAAATTTCTATGAAAAAGTTTAATGACATTAAAAGTTTGGAGCTGGAGGTCTGAACAGAAAACCTACAGTTACTTAAGCTTAATTAATGtagttatatatttttcatcCCCTTCATATTCAACtacatttttattgttataacgTTTGGTTTTACTGTTTAAACTCACGCAatatgtttcatttttatttattaatttcaaaagaaaatttagaaaaaagaaaTCTTGAGCGCGTAATATTATTTGCTATCGAATGGAATGAGCATAGAATTGATTTCAAATTAATAGTACATATTCTTTAGTTTCTTCTCAATGTGAGTGGTGTTACGTGTTCGATTTTTGTTTAAACAGCTTTCTCTTTAATTGAGGTGTGAAGTTGAAGACGCTAGATTTCTCTGGTTGACTAATAAATATGTGTACTGAGAAGGACCCTATATCGGTCCAAACTAATTAATCTTTCTATAGATTCCATGTTCCCTTTTGCAGAATTTTAAACCACAACCAAAGctttttgtttggttgattaactGTTAACATCACTCCCATAAGTCTCCCACTGCTTGACTTAATTTGCTTGGTTGATGGATTCCATCAGACCATATTTCAATCCCAtcaagatttcttttttttttttttgattaattCGTCAAAAGGAATAGTGATGACGCCTCAATTACAACATATCAGAAACGTGTTTTACTTTTCCACAATATTAAGTGTGTGAATGGTAAAAGTATATATTATGGAATTCTTTGTATTAAGAGTCGGATTGTATTTTTATCTCTTTATtcaataaatgggtaaattagtatttatacgttagatcaaaaagtaaattagctcttttgttaaaaattcatcCATCTCTGCTGTTAAAATGAGTTTATGTATGTCAATATGAAGTACACGTTAGCTATGCCAGTTTTTAACCATATAAAGAGATGAAATTTTTAGCAGGGATGGTCAATTTGCTTTTTTGATCTAACCTACAttgattaatttatctattttttaatagaaaaatcaaaATGTAATCTGATTCCTAATATAAAAATCTTTATGCTACTTTTATCGAGTTTCAATAAATTTTAGCATTCTTTTATCTTTATGAAAACCACGTTAACTTTCATAATGAGCAAAATGAATAACCTGCTTGAACCTAATTTTAAAGTGAAGCAATATAAGTTTGGACATGATTATCATAATGAGCATGAAGAATATTTACTTACTTACTGATTTTGTGGATGTCCAAAGTGTAAAGCATTGGGCACAAATTCATCACTTAGTGAACACCACATGCTTGTGcatttaaactaaataattagGTCTCGACCACCCACAttgaatttttcttaaataattagGTTTCGACCGCCAACTGTTTCTTTTGGAACTTTTGCCCTTTGCTACATCTTTATTGTCTTTTGGAATAATATAAATGTGAATGAATCAATTAGATTAAGTTTAAATAATCTGTGTCGATATTTATATTGTGAAGCATTATGATGAACTGAAGTATATGAGTTCGAATAAAGGAAAGGAATCAAGTTATCAACAGGCTGTTTTCCCCCTTTaaataaagggtaaattacaaaaatatcacTAAATTATAGTATtcgttttattttggtcattgaataattgtgtttttcaatttagtcaataaatttttcaaaatcaaatatgttAGTCACTCTCTCATTAGTGGCCTTTACATGAGTGACGGGAACTTGATGTGgacttttttttattgatttaataacaaatttaaccatctaatatttacacattctatcaatttaatcataaatataaaatattcaacaaatttagtcctcaatatttataagatttgttattttagttctaagttctgaaaattttaataaatttgtgtGCTCACCTTTTATACTTTGCCATGTTTTAGTAACATCCTCACATTAACCTTACTCATCCTTTGTGAATTCCAAGAAAATaatgggaaaagaaaaagagaaaacaatGAATGAGTGAATCAGCAAAAAGCTCTAATAGGAAAATCCAAGAACCAACAATATAAAGAAATCAAATAGTCAAGCAAGACACCTTCCTCAAAACATATTCATCGACAATCCACAGTCATTACACCAGAAAAATCTTCCAAACCCATGAAAAATAACAGTAAATCAAGACACGACCCCATAAAATGTTCAATAAAAGCttgagtaaataaaaaaaaaacatcattttttttctttccttctttagAGTCTCCATTGATAGttataaaatttagtttatttcaGAATCTGCCAAGAATCAATAAAGATATTcataaaagatgaaaaagaaaatgaagcaaAGGATCTCAAGGTTATTTTACCCATCTtacctaaaaaataaaatatctacaACAATCACCCAAgtttaaaaacaatcaccaaaatgaCCTGAAATGAATAGTGCCAGGGGGTTTTGGTCACTCCATGGCCGACACCCACATAAAATTCCTCCCAATCATTACCTCATGATTGATACagacttaaaaataataatttttttggttgTGGCCATTGCATGATCAACATCCATGTATTTTTTTCACACTGTATCATACTGGTATAcaaattaattagtattttaaaaatattttggggTGCCGTGAAATAGTTGACCGACACCCcttttttgtataaaaaaaattttgaggggGGTTGGACACCCCATAGTTAGCACACTTTgtcattcaaaacattttttagGTGTCGTGTACCAGGTGGCAGACACCCCAactatattttgaaaaaaaacaattttCTTGGGTGTCGGACATCCATTACCTGGCAGTGAAGCcaactatatatattttatgtcttctatttgaggtttttttttttttgctttatctattgaaaaacaaaaatagccATGCCGATGTTTTGTTGAGGAGGAAGCAAATATTGTTGAAAAtgagttcttaatttttttagtgtACGTTCATTTTGATGGAGAAATGATAAATACAGTTGAAGAAGGTTGTGTATTTCAAAGTCGCCTAAAAATCAGAATAAGATTCAACAAGTGTGTTTTGCTGgcaaaattgaaacaaaagatcAGTGCAAAAATAGCTACCCGTTGTGAGAAACAAATGTTAAGATTGTTTTACAAACTTCCAATTTCAACAGATCCACTCAAGTTCTCGAAAATGGagcttgaagatgatgatgatcgAGGCACAACGATTGCAATTATTGCCCCTTGAGATCGAGAATCCCAATCCGGTTGAGTTGTTCACAGAGATAGCCGATCCTGAACTCGTTTAAGTTGTAATTCAAGTAAGTTAGCATTTTGGATTTGATTTTGATCTTAATGTCTGCTGGGAAGATCAGTCAGGTTGTAGAGGGTCACTACAAACTCTAGAAAATCCAAACTACGATGGATGTTTGTGTAGCATCTCAATCAAGGGTCCTCGTTTAGAGATATATCTAGAGGTATTGGGCACCATAGCAGATGGTAATAAAGGTTCCGATAATAAAGATCAGTCCCCCTATGATCttgaagattttagtgacccGGATTTCGATGAGGTCCCTAAATATatagacgatgaagacgtggtGGAGG contains the following coding sequences:
- the LOC107910030 gene encoding multicopper oxidase LPR1, giving the protein MKAFPFKAYLSLSLSLTHTQYSRFLPLFSLVSMRRILLFLLLLAHLGELGAEDRLLNPSKLEMFVDELPDMPKIQGFRMLNTSPKPKSLMIGMFKKKWKFHRDLPPTPVFAYGASRRGATVPGPTIEALQGIDTYVTWKNFLPSKHILPWDPTIPTAIPATKTGIPTVVHLHGGMHEPANDGNANSWFTAGFKEKGPDWSKRTYRYNNNQQPGSLWYHDHAMGLTRVNLLAGLIGAYVIRHPEVEGPLELPHGEEFDRPLIVFDRSFRKDGSIYMNSTGNNPSIHPQWQPEYFGDLIIVNGKAWPKMTVRRRKYRLRIVNASNARFFRLFFTNGLEFIHVASDSTYLVEPVVTNETLLAPSEIADVVVDFSKSKTDEAVLANDAPYPYPSGDPVNELNGRVMKFTIKKEREVDTWRVPDKLIQYPSPDLSSATQTRYIAMYEYTSDTDEPTHLYINGKPYEAPATETPKAGTSEIWNVINLTEDNHPIHIHLAVFTVLDQTELVKAEEFKACMSKMNDAIKCQISKHARGKKLRVAAHEKGWKNVYKMTPGYVTRILVRFSYIHSNTSYSFDPTGMPGYVYHCHILDHEDNAMMRPLVVMK